The Aspergillus chevalieri M1 DNA, chromosome 5, nearly complete sequence genome includes a region encoding these proteins:
- the CYP8 gene encoding PPIL2 family peptidylprolyl isomerase (COG:O;~EggNog:ENOG410PJK9;~InterPro:IPR002130,IPR026951,IPR020892,IPR003613, IPR029000,IPR013083;~PFAM:PF00160;~go_function: GO:0003755 - peptidyl-prolyl cis-trans isomerase activity [Evidence IEA];~go_function: GO:0004842 - ubiquitin-protein transferase activity [Evidence IEA];~go_process: GO:0000413 - protein peptidyl-prolyl isomerization [Evidence IEA];~go_process: GO:0006457 - protein folding [Evidence IEA];~go_process: GO:0016567 - protein ubiquitination [Evidence IEA]) — translation MGKGTDKLYITHSEWASEDAYSASAGAGVGKARKGDGQAAFRRLPFNFCSLSLQPYQHPVCTPSGTIFDLTNILPWIKERGTNPVDGTPLKSSDLIKLNIAKNESGEYVDPVTYKVLTDNTHIVALRNTGNVFAWDTVERLNIKGKLWRDLVTDEEFGRKDIITLQDPQNIEGRNLNSFHYMKTGETPVTEHDSAENVNTNALGSAAKIVKAKEAVAKARAERAQQAGSAGSKALSKTGSAVGAKAASQKAQQPGKVTPYNAARYTTGLAAASLTSTGMTPHTSGELALLSDEEYMLKRGRVKHKGYARISTTSGDLNLELHTEYAPKAVWNFLKLAKKGYYKDVTFHRNIKGFMAQGGDPTGTGRGGESIWGKYFNDEFEGPLKHDSRGTVSMANKGKNTNSSQFFIAYRALPHLNNKHTIFAHIIDDPTPSSTTLNSLEMHPVNPTTNRPTPDVRIKDVTIFVDPFEEFLKEKQTQEAIDKGQTPRTAEEEEQDARREEDDRVTWTGKRVRGAGETTTDDSSGGGVGKYLKATLAERTGQGQEEDEIVEFVDEEPEPEPVRKKVKGTGGFGDFSSW, via the exons ATGGGAAAAG GAACGGATAAACTCTAC ATCACCCACTCAGAATGGGCCTCCGAAGACGCATATTCAGCTAGCGCCGGCGCCGGCGTCGGAAAAGCGCGCAAAGGCGACGGTCAAGCTGCCTTCAGACGCCTCCCCTTTAACTTCtgctccctctccctccaacCATACCAACACCCCGTCTGCACTCCCTCCGGAACAATCTTCGACCTCACCAACATCCTCCCCTGGATCAAAGAGCGTGGAACTAACCCGGTCGACGGAACGCCGCTGAAAAGTTCGGACCTGATCAAGCTGAATATCGCGAAGAATGAGTCCGGGGAGTATGTCGATCCGGTCACGTATAAGGTCCTCACGGATAATACGCATATTGTTGCACTTCGGAATACGGGGAATGTATTTGCGTGGGATACGGTTGAGAGGTTGAATATTAAGGGGAAGTTGTGGAGAGATTTGGTTAcggatgaggagtttgggaGGAAGGATATTATTACGTTGCAGGATCCGCAGAATATTGAGGGCCGGAATTTGAACTCGTTTCATTACATGAAGACGGGGGAGACTCCGGTGACAGAGCACGACTCTGCGGAGAACGTGAATACGAATGCACTGGGTAGTGCTGCGAAAATTGTCAAGGCGAAGGAAGCTGTGGCCAAAGCTCGCGCGGAGAGAGCCCAGCAGGCTggttctgctggttccaaggCGTTATCGAAGACTGGAAGCGCAGTGGGTGCGAAAGCGGCCTCACAGAAAGCGCAACAGCCAGGAAAAGTGACGCCGTATAATGCCGCGCGATACACGACGGGTTTGGCGGCTGCTTCGCTTACCAGCACGGGGATGACGCCTCATACGTCTGGTGAGCTGGCACTTCTCTCAGATGAAGAGTATATGTTGAAGCGAGGTCGCGTCAAGCACAAGGGTTATGCTCGTATCTCGACTACTTCTGGGGATTTGAACTTGGAGCTGCATACCGAGTATGCGCCTAAGGCCGTGTGGAATTTCCTCAAGTTGGCCAAAAAGGGATACTACAAGGATGTTACGTTCCATCGGAACATCAAAGGCTTCATGGCTCAGGGTGGTGATCCGACTGGAACTGGCAGGGGAGGAGAGAGTATATGGGGCAAGTATTTCAACGACGAGTTCGAAGGACCTTTGAAGCATGACTCTCGGGGAACTGTCAGTATGGCAAATAAGGGGAAGAACACAAACAGCAGTCAATT CTTTATTGCTTATCGCGCCCTGCCTCACCTCAATAATAAGCACACCATCTTTGCTCACATCATCGACGATCCAACCCCTTCATCCACTACGCTTAATAGTCTAGAAATGCACCCTGTCAACCCAACGACAAACCGACCGACCCCCGACGTCCGGATCAAAGACGTGACAATCTTCGTCGATCCATTCGAGGAATTCCTCAAGGAGAAACAAACACAAGAAGCGATTGACAAGGGCCAAACTCCACGAAcagcagaagaggaagaacagGATGCGCGACGAGAGGAAGATGATCGCGTGACCTGGACAGGGAAGAGAGTCCGTGGTGCTGGAGAAACAACCACGGATGACAGCTCTGGGGGAGGAGTCGGAAAATATCTGAAAGCTACTCttgctgagcggacgggccAGGGccaagaggaagatgagatagtCGAGTTTGTGGACGAGGAGCCGGAGCCGGAACCTGTGAGGAAAAAGGTTAAAGGGACAGGGGGATTTGGGGATTTCAGCTCGTGGTGA
- the ptcG gene encoding type 2C protein phosphatase PTC1 (BUSCO:EOG09264XTW;~COG:T;~EggNog:ENOG410PFU4;~InterPro:IPR000222,IPR036457,IPR001932,IPR015655;~go_function: GO:0004722 - protein serine/threonine phosphatase activity [Evidence IEA];~go_function: GO:0016791 - phosphatase activity [Evidence IEA];~go_function: GO:0043169 - cation binding [Evidence IEA];~go_process: GO:0006470 - protein dephosphorylation [Evidence IEA]): MFSGSSSPPKDKTDSIPHSNSIDTPSSSLAVPAEDSTVSTKKFSPPTGFFSRRTSEDQSNPGGEKKRRSSTVTKAATFFSNAKQSLTLSTQREENSNGSPTSPNPLQKLGNMDAALSVPQGSGNNSAGESIPTARSSFRVGVTEDRNRKCRRTMEDTHAYLYNFLGTPAPSTRNDVNGTDQDVSPTAPTFNSTVETDNGYFAIFDGHAGTFAAEWCGKKLHHVLQDVMRKNPNAPVPELLDQTFTSVDQQLEKLPLKNSGCTAVIALLRWEDRVPNSHSATGTAALAPVAAAETTKSEGENAQSDPATVLPKLQEKASRQRVLYTANVGDARAILCRNGKALRLSYDHKGSDENEGKRIASAGGLVLNNRVNGVLAVTRALGDAYLKDLVTGHPYTTETVIQPDADEFVILACDGLWDVCSDQEAVELIRNVTDAQEASKILVDHALARFSTDNLSCMVIRFDSSRVKDVINQAVEPIGVDGDPATANQSVSEADKIVEGTRQSMANAGITDDSENAQKVNEEIIRRMSTDEPGPELSVNEHTDVPPETGEKKPETENKDGKDT, translated from the exons ATGTTCAGTGGCTCCTCGAGCCCACCCAAGGACAAGACCGATTCCATTCCACATTCCAACAGCATCGACactccttcctcctctcTAGCCGTTCCCGCCGAAGACAGCACCGTGTCTACCAAAAAGTTCTCCCCTCCCACTGGGTTCTTTAGCCGCAGAACCAGCGAAGACCAGAGCAACCCAGGTGGTGAGAAGAAACGCAGGAGTAGCACTGTTACTAAGGCGGCTACCTTTTTCAGTAACGCAAAACAGTCGTTGACCCTCAGCACTCAGCGCGAGGAAAACAGCAACGGGTCGCCAACTTCGCCCAATCCACtgcagaaactcgggaatATGGATGCTGCATTAAGTGTTCCCCAAGGGTCAGGCAATAACTCCGCGGGTGAATCGATACCCACGGCGCGTTCATCATTCAGAGTCGGCGTCACGGAAGATCGGAATCGAAAATGTCGTCGTACAATGGAAGATACCCACGCCTACCTGTACAATTTCCTGGGAACCCCCGCCCCGTCTACGCGCAACGATGTCAACGGTACCGACCAAGATGTGTCCCCCACGGCGCCCACTTTCAACTCCACCGTCGAAACAGATAACGGTTACTTTGCCATTTTCGATGGCCACGCAGGCACTTTCGCAGCCGAATGGTGTGGGAAAAAGCTGCATCACGTTCTCCAGGATGTTATGCGGAAAAACCCCAATGCGCCCGTTCCCGAACTCCTCGACCAGACCTTTACCAGTGTTGATCAGCAGCTGGAGAAGCTACCCTTGAAGAACAGTGGATGTACCGCAGTTATTGCTCTGCTCAGATGGGAGGACCGGGTTCCCAACTCACATTCGGCCACTGGTACCGCTGCACTTGCGCCCGTAGCCGCCGCGGAGACGACAAAGAGCGAAGGCGAAAATGCTCAGTCCGATCCTGCAACCGTGCTTCCCAAGCTTCAAGAGAAAGCTAGCCGTCAACGTGTGCTGTATACCGCCAACGTTGGTGATGCGCGTGCCATTCTTTGTCGCAATGGCAAGGCACTCCGTCTTTCATACGACCATAAGGGCAGTGATGAGAACGAAGGGAAACGGATAGCAAGCGCAGGCGGATTAGTTCTCAACAACCGTGTTAACGGTGTTCTTGCTGTGACCAGAGCGTTGGGTGACGCGTACCTCAAGGATCTTGTCACAGGGCATCCCTATACCACGGAGACAGTCATTCAGCCGGACGCTGATGAGTTTGTTATTTTGGCCTGCGATGGA CTTTGGGATGTCTGCAGTGACCAGGAAGCCGTGGAACTCATCCGTAACGTTACCGACGCCCAAGAGGCCTCCAAGATTCTGGTCGACCATGCGCTTGCGCGATTTAGCACAGACAACCTCTCGTGTATGGTTATTCGCTTTGACTCGAGCCGCGTCAAGGACGTAATCAACCAAGCCGTTGAGCCGATCGGTGTAGATGGGGATCCGGCAACCGCCAACCAGAGCGTCAGCGAAGCCGACAAGATCGTCGAAGGAACCCGACAGAGCATGGCCAATGCAGGAATCACCGATGACTCTGAAAATGCGCAAAAGGTCAACGAAGAGATCATCCGGAGGATGTCAACCGACGAGCCTGGTCCAGAGTTGTCAGTCAACGAGCATACCGATGTCCCGCCGGAGACTGGTGAGAAGAAGCCCGAGACTGAAAACAAGGACGGCAAGGATACCTGA
- a CDS encoding mitochondrial 54S ribosomal protein mL67 (COG:S;~EggNog:ENOG410PRSN;~InterPro:IPR024629;~PFAM:PF12829): MASSSSSSITKPFQKILDPTKIGTWNVVRRPPVENHSVIQGKAREQNSNAFKTHQAKEGVRLRKALNALTHGKNIFVYHNIRTNQVVYSLTRYLEKNNVLRQLFYHGKKTVPATLRKDMWVPYYSVHFADTKIGLRAYHLLREFSMQRQLSPPRDMITISDRYLEQKRPRDPEQAKEFDEKYQNKIGWLMEKKDRARVVMDQKATSVADIAAVLAIQEEEVRNGFADGKRGYLTRSARRRRREARKKEEQYANEVAERVAGFEETLSNNVVDYRVEDTSENDPALQGEGVKVLWTDVHDARFAESWPERVRHGELDLTRDHVMPGQKPIYDVEVLANDAFKEKVKQA, from the exons AtggcctcctcatcctcgtcctcaatCACAAAACCcttccagaagatcctgGACCCAACCAAGATCGGAACCTGGAATGTCGTCCGTCGCCCACCAGTCGAGAACCACTCGGTGATCCAGGGAAAGGCCCGCGAACAGAACTCGAATGCCTTCAAGACACATCAAGCGAAGGAGGGGGTGCGGTTACGGAAGGCCCTGAATGCCCTCACGCACGGGAAGAACATTTTCGTCTACCATAACATCCGCACGAATCAGGTGGTTTATTCGTTGACGAGATATCTGGAG AAAAACAACGTCCTCCGCCAACTCTTCTACCACGGCAAAAAAACCGTCCCAGCAACCCTCCGCAAAGATATGTGGGTGCCCTACTACTCCGTGCACTTCGCGGACACCAAAATCGGCCTGCGCGCCTACCACCTCCTCCGCGAATTCTCCATGCAGCGCCAACTCTCCCCGCCCCGCGACATGATCACCATCTCCGACCGCTACCTGGAACAGAAGCGCCCGCGCGACCCGGAACAAGCGAAGGAATTCGACGAGAAGTACCAGAACAAGATCGGCTGGCtgatggagaagaaggaccgcGCGAGAGTGGTTATGGATCAGAAGGCTACTAGCGTTGCGGATATTGCTGCTGTGCTTGCGATCCAGGAAGAGGAGGTGAGGAATGGGTTTGCGGATGGGAAGAGGGGGTATTTGACGCGGTCTGCACGGAGACGCCGTCGTGAGGCgcggaagaaggaggagcagTATGCTAATGAGGTTGCGGAACGGGTTGCGGGCTTTGAGGAGACGCTGAGCAACAATGTTGTTGACTACCGGGTTGAGGATACCAGCGAGAATGACCCCGCCTTGCAAGGTGAGGGTGTTAAGGTCCTCTGGACGGACGTCCACGATGCGCGGTTCGCGGAGTCTTGGCCTGAGCGTGTGCGTCATGGCGAGCTGGACTTGACTCGCGATCATGTTATGCCTGGTCAGAAGCCGATCTACGATGTTGAGGTTCTTGCGAACGACGCGTTCAAAGAGAAGGTGAAGCAAGCTTAA
- a CDS encoding putative UV radiation resistance protein (UVRAG) (COG:S;~EggNog:ENOG410PH4G;~InterPro:IPR018791), with protein sequence MSLTEHPSGGLGKDGTGSRREKPWLLPSNRRLRHLHGISVRNLVVTPPSSSSRGKGKTIDDEDIPNALQSPSKQILAHDANRSLHQSRSFTDLKSQETGENRGSTSHSERPPRRRDTLPWDDPNPHTRQVNLEDITKSRMADSWFSVHCEGVEEPVYVSEVIENATNPSFRSFDLNMCGPLVSRLDQLTLKLWAKPTTVAEYVLLVELQLHLQSLQFLGKSLDSFHQPLPSNSVLFHFSDGVYANLTDIPPALMASSAEYASSDSAALPTSSYDALMRLANLDECIQDALAIREKLESQINSILQKNQQAIAMTSEASQAQDKLALTRNAVGTERRNLRLATKRKEGLIASIKARKDAMERGRSTQDKARSHLPDAQLKLASSAKLLDQNTEDAKGQIRRISEDLLSIYPIEPIPDEPFTFTIAGLALPNSNFEDIDRDAVAAALGFTAHLVQLLSFYLSVPVPYPVKPYLSSSLIHDPVSASLPQRTYPLYPVNVQYRFEYGVFLLNKNIEILLNKQGLRAFDIRHTLPNLKYLLYVLTAGTSEIPARKAGGIRGLYPGRLSPSVSRRGSNNSSVYGEPVHPSKVLDPGTGKLNGDVKGRKKPLSPIAGYVRMSQVA encoded by the exons ATGTCGCTGACGGAGCATCCCTCCGGCGGCCTGGGCAAGGACGGTACTGGCAGTCGCCGCGAGAAACCATGGCTATTGCCTTCG AACCGCCGCCTTCGACATCTCCATGGCATCTCGGTTCGCAATCTCGTCGTCACGCCcccctccagctccagcagGGGGAAGGGAAAGACGATTGACGACGAAGACATCCCCAACGCGCTGCAGTCGCCATCGAAGCAAATCCTAGCCCATGATGCGAATCGGTCGCTGCATCAGTCGAGGTCATTTACTGATCTCAAGTCCCAGGAAACTGGGGAGAACCGTGGCAGTACTAGTCATAGCGAGCGACCACCACGCCGGAGGGACACATTGCCCTGGGACGACCCTAATCCGCACACGCGCCAGGTTAATTTGGAAGATATCACAAAGAGTCGGATGGCTGATTCATGGTTCTCGGTGCATTGCGAGGGCGTCGAAGAGCCCGTTTATGTCAGCGAGGTGATTGAGAATGCAACGAATCCGAGCTTTCGATCGTTTGATTTGAACATGTGCGGGCCGTTGGTCTCGCGACTGGATCAATTAACTCTGAAGTTGTGGGCGAAACCGACTACGGTAGCGGAGTATGTGCTGTTGGTTGAGTTGCAGCTGCATCTGCAGTCCTTACAGTTCCTGGGCAAGTCGTTGGATAGCTTTCACCAGCCGCTGCCGTCGAATTCGGTTCTTTTTCACTTTTCGGATGGAGTTTATGCGAATCTTACCGATATTCCGCCTGCTTTGATGGCGTCGTCTGCTGAATATGCGTCTTCTGATAGTGCTGCGCTACCTACGTCATCATACGATGCGCTAATGCGACTGGCGAATCTGGACGAGTGCATTCAAGATGCACTGGCGATCAGGGAGAAGTTGGAGTCGCAGATCAACTCGATTCTGCAGAAAAACCAGCAAGCTATCGCTATGACTAGTGAAGCATCTCAGGCGCAGGATAAGCTCGCCCTCACCAGGAATGCAGTTGGCACGGAACGAAGGAACCTCCGCCTAGCAACGAAGCGCAAAGAGGGATTAATAGCCAGTATCAAGGCCCGGAAGGACGCGATGGAACGCGGTCGATCTACGCAAGACAAAGCCCGGAGTCATCTACCCGATGCGCAGCTGAAGCTAGCCTCGAGCGCAAAACTACTGGACCAGAACACGGAGGACGCCAAGGGTCAGATTCGGCGCATTTCAGAAGATCTTCTGTCCATATACCCCATCGAGCCGATTCCAGATGAGCCTTTTACCTTTACTATTGCTGGTCTTGCGCTCCCCAATTCGAATTTCGAGGATATTGACCGCGACGCTGTTGCGGCTGCCCTGGGATTCACTGCGCATCTCGTTCAGCTTTTGTCGTTCTATCTCTCGGTCCCGGTGCCATACCCCGTCAAGCCGTATCTCTCCAGCTCGCTCATCCACGACCCGGTGTCAGCTTCACTCCCTCAACGAACCTATCCGCTCTATCCGGTGAATGTACAGTACCGATTCGAGTACGGGGTATTTCTACTTAACAAGAACATCGAGATCCTCCTCAACAAACAAGGTCTACGCGCCTTTGACATCCGCCACACATTACCTAACCTGAAATACCTTTTATACGTGCTTACGGCTGGAACCTCGGAAATCCCCGCCAGAAAAGCAGGTGGCATCCGGGGCCTGTACCCCGGACGTCTGAGCCCCAGTGTATCCCGACGCGgaagcaacaacagcagcgtTTACGGTGAACCCGTGCATCCATCCAAGGTTCTGGATCCCGGTACCGGGAAATTGAACGGCGACGTTaaggggaggaagaagccgttatctcccattgctgGGTATGTGAGGATGTCGCAGGTGGCTTGA
- a CDS encoding Zn(II)2Cys6 transcription factor domain-containing protein (COG:K;~EggNog:ENOG410PJRC;~InterPro:IPR036864,IPR001138;~PFAM:PF00172;~go_function: GO:0000981 - DNA-binding transcription factor activity, RNA polymerase II-specific [Evidence IEA];~go_function: GO:0008270 - zinc ion binding [Evidence IEA];~go_process: GO:0006355 - regulation of transcription, DNA-templated [Evidence IEA]): MAPGSSASLYSQNGSHPPKSPSPPPSQHRRGYQACDPCRRRKVKCDLGSVDNPRPPPCVRCRRESKRCEFSATRRKRKPSEVDENVDGVLRRDKRMMVGDTADDSSSRNVSPFPQVEQQQPTSFDAEPDRSPQKWSEGPSTTTASQRYPQVNAPSQPAATATATATARHLQDTRNHLCPPVYPIGERGTGASYGLEGGPPMMNRTAVELLSPAISNSHDALHLLSEAAGRTEDLNRQSMENRYAARPSASSFSSPISPMTQGGTPRSAGGSFSRTPRAGAMSMGNYYQPVSSGPVDGQMSGSRGQAEGAGTFQDPGFVDAVKAWSRLRFVRAGWLTVEEAMAYVAYYYEHLAPLSPIVVPDFSQPSTHRTLLTDEPVLAVTILTTASRHMKPKGDGSYTRSFYIHDRLWSYLRGMIERLFWGQEKFGGHGIGSGPRAFDFSSVSKMNQKGNLRSLGTVEALLLLTDWHPRNLHFPPGDDENALLDLDAQAHSRSEMENDGDPINRTATSNAGEGRLAFQTWLEPAWRSDRMSWMLLSTAQALAFELGVFDQKSESKIANESPIEQTRKRRLRRLILVYVSQSSGRLGIPSMLPLPQWANDIQPTSPADANGCDTNVDRMQDSWIGISKIMYQANQLLFASNEQTSELIRSGRYRDQIDRFQPFFREWRHNIDTIKLAPAMRQILMIEYEYTRVYVNSLALQAVVDRWTTMSNEAAQNQKGLPTGNAWFGVLMELYRVNEQYIQEVVDASRRILQIVLDGLVPGDHLKHTPVRTCFRILSGMIFILKTFTLGAKEDDVRVSLDLQDRVVEAMRTCVVDDVHLNHAISRLLELLTTSIRTRFLRFAPLDRAGDGEGSQSQSQERPSAPISRHQSPSRSRREGSSNAWPSANLNFMDSSATTGPNTTMSSLHDPLAGIPAQPINSSNINVSFMPPPPSVYYNYYDAASGDLDDSNNVPSHSMHDNTNANANANANAGALPDWFALPLDQFFNSSTTVVDQGLGGTGPMLGEFDMLEVLLNEQHDGNGDGVGVDSGGDGLGGTSHLMQS, from the exons ATGGCTCCTGGTTCTAGCGCCAGCCTGTACTCACAGAACGGAAGTCATCCTCCGAAATCCCCGTCGCCTCCTCCTTCGCAGCATCGCCGGGGGTACCAGGCCTGCGATCCGTGCCGCAGGCGCAAGGTGAAATGTGATCTGGGAa GCGTCGATAACCCCCGCCCTCCACCCTGCGTACGATGTCGTCGCGAAAGCAAACGATGCGAGTTCTCTGCCACCCGGCGCAAGCGCAAACCCTCCGAGGTAGACGAGAACGTGGACGGAGTGCTCCGTCGGGATAAACGAATGATGGTCGGGGATACGGCAGATGATTCGTCCTCGAGGAATGTCTCGCCATTCCCGCAAGTCgaacagcagcagcccacATCGTTCGATGCAGAGCCCGATCGTTCTCCGCAGAAGTGGTCTGAGGGGCCTTCTACCACAACGGCTAGTCAGAGATATCCCCAAGTCAATGCGCCCAGTCAGCCAGCTGCGACTGCTACGGCGACCGCGACTGCGCGGCATCTCCAAGACACAAGGAACCATCTCTGTCCGCCTGTCTATCCGATCGGGGAGCGAGGTACTGGAGCGAGTTATGGTCTTGAGGGAGGGCCGCCTATGATGAATCGTACTGCTGTTGAATTGTTGTCACCTGCTATCAGTAACAGCCACGATGCGCTACACCTGTTGTCTGAAGCAGCGGGAAGGACTGAGGATCTGAACCGCCAGAGTATGGAGAACCGCTATGCTGCTCGACCATCTGCCTCGTCGTTCAGCTCGCCCATATCGCCAATGACTCAGGGTGGTACACCGCGAAGTGCAGGAGGGTCGTTCTCGAGGACACCACGGGCTGGGGCTATGTCCATGGGGAACTACTATCAACCTGTTTCTTCTGGTCCTGTGGATGGGCAGATGTCTGGTAGTCGTGGGCAGGCTGAGGGTGCAGGCACGTTCCAGGATCCGGGGTTTGTGGACGCTGTCAAGGCGTGGTCGCGGTTACGTTTCGTTCGTGCTGGGTGGCTTACGGTTGAAGAGGCGATGGCTTATGTGGCATACTACTATGAACATCTCGCTCCGCTGAGTCCAATCGTCGTTCCGGACTTCTCGCAACCTTCGACCCATCGTACGCTACTCACTGATGAGCCTGTATTGGCAGTTACGATCCTTACTACAGCCTCGCGGCATATGAAGCCAAAGGGGGATGGGTCATACACGCGCTCCTTTTACATTCACGACCGACTTTGGTCATATCTTCGCGGTATGATCGAGCGTCTTTTCTGGGGCCAGGAGAAGTTTGGTGGACATGGCATTGGCAGCGGGCCCCGGGCATTCGATTTCAGTTCCGTGTCAAAGATGAATCAGAAGGGGAACCTGAGGTCTCTGGGGACTGTGGAAGCTCTGTTGTTGCTTACGGATTGGCACCCGAGGAACCTACACTTCCCGCCTGGTGATGATGAGAATGCGCTCTTAGACCTGGATGCTCAGGCGCACAGTCGGTCTGAGATGGAGAACGACGGCGACCCCATCAACCGAACCGCAACTAGCAACGCCGGCGAAGGACGACTTGCATTCCAAACATGGCTAGAGCCCGCCTGGCGCTCAGACCGGATGTCCTGGATGCTCCTAAGCACAGCACAAGCCCTAGCCTTCGAACTGGGGGTCTTTGACCAGAAAAGCGAATCCAAAATCGCTAATGAATCACCAATAGAACAGACCCGAAAGCGACGCCTGCGCCGTCTCATCCTCGTCTACGTCTCGCAGAGCAGCGGCCGTTTAGGAATTCCGTCCATGCTTCCACTCCCGCAATGGGCTAACGACATCCAGCCAACTTCGCCAGCAGATGCGAATGGGTGCGATACGAACGTCGACCGGATGCAAGATTCTTGGATCGGGATTTCGAAGATCATGTATCAGGCGAATCAGCTATTGTTCGCATCGAATGAGCAGACCTCGGAGTTGATTCGTAGCGGGCGGTATCGTGATCAGATTGATCGGTTCCAGCCGTTTTTCAGGGAGTGGAGGCATAATATCGATACGATTAAGCTTGCTCCTGCGATGCGGCAAATTCTGATGATTGAGTATGAGTATACTC GTGTGTATGTAAATTCGTTGGCCCTCCAAGCTGTGGTAGATCGCTGGACAACAATGTCGAACGAAGCTGCACAGAACCAGAAAGGTCTTCCAACTGGTAATGCATGGTTCGGGGTCTTAATGGAACTCTACCGCGTGAACGAGCAATACATCCAAGAAGTCGTGGACGCCTCACGTCGGATTCTACAAATCGTCCTAGACGGACTCGTACCAGGGGACCATCTCAAACACACACCCGTGCGAACCTGCTTCCGAATCCTCTCCGGCATgatcttcatcctcaagaCATTCACCCTCGGTGCAAAAGAGGATGACGTGCGCGTATCCCTGGACCTCCAAGACCGCGTTGTCGAAGCAATGCGAACCTGCGTCGTCGACGACGTCCACCTAAACCACGCTATCTCGCGACTCCTAGAACTCCTCACGACAAGCATTCGCACGCGTTTCCTCCGTTTCGCACCCTTAGACCGCGCCGGCGATGGCGAAGGCAGCCAGAGCCAAAGCCAAGAACGTCCCTCAGCACCTATCTCCCGCCATCAATCACCGTCACGCAGCCGCAGAGAAGGTTCCAGCAATGCCTGGCCCTCCGCAAACCTGAACTTCATGGACTCCAGCGCCACCACCGGTCCAAACACAACCATGTCCTCCCTCCACGACCCGCTAGCCGGTATCCCGGCGCAACCTATCAACTCCTCAAACATCAACGTCTCCTTTATGCCCCCGCCTCCATCAGTCTACTATAACTACTACGACGCCGCCTCTGGCGATTTAGACGACTCGAATAACGTTCCCTCTCACTCTATGCACGACAATACCAACGCGAATGCAAATGCAAACGCAAACGCAGGCGCGCTGCCAGATTGGTTCGCCCTACCACTGGATCAGTTCTTCAATAGCTCGACCACGGTCGTCGATCAGGGATTGGGTGGGACAGGGCCGATGCTGGGAGAGTTTGATATGTTGGAGGTGCTGCTTAATGAGCAGCATGATGGGAATGGAgacggtgttggtgttgattCGGGAGGGGATGGGTTGGGAGGGACGTCGCATTTGATGCAGTCGTGA